In Musa acuminata AAA Group cultivar baxijiao unplaced genomic scaffold, Cavendish_Baxijiao_AAA HiC_scaffold_1118, whole genome shotgun sequence, one genomic interval encodes:
- the LOC135666667 gene encoding cytochrome f: MQNKNTFSWVKEEMTRSISVSIMIYVITRASISNAYPIFAQQGYENPREATGRIVCANCHLANKPVDIEVPQAVLPDTVFEAVVRIPYDKQLKQVLANGKKGTLNVGAVLILPDGFELAPLDRISPELKEKIGNLSFQSYRPNKRNIIVIGPVPGQKYSEIVFPILSPDPATKKDVHFLKYPIYVGGNRGRGQIYPDGSKSNNTVYNATSAGIVSRIVRKEKGGYEITIVDASDGHQVVDIIPPGPELLVSEGESIKLDQPLTSNPNVGGFGQGDAEIVLQDPLRVQGLLFFLASVILAQVFLVLKKKQFEKVQLYEMNF; encoded by the coding sequence atgcaaaataaaaatactttttcttgggtAAAGGAAGAGATGACTCGATCCATTTCTGTATCGATCATGATATATGTAATAACTCGGGCATCTATTTCAAATGCATATCCCATTTTTGCGCAGCAGGGTTATGAAAACCCGCGAGAAGCAACGGGACGAATTGTATGTGCCAATTGCCATTTAGCTAATAAACCCGTGGATATTGAAGTTCCGCAAGCTGTGCTTCCTGATACTGTATTTGAAGCAGTTGTTCGAATCCCTTATGATAAGCAACTGAAACAAGTTCTTGCTAATGGTAAAAAGGGGACTTTGAATGTGGGGGCTGTTCTCATTTTACCCGACGGATTCGAATTAGCCCCCCTTGATCGTATTTCTCCTGAGTTGAAAGAAAAGATAGGAAATCTGTCTTTTCAGAGTTATCGTCCcaacaaaagaaatattattgtgATAGGTCCTGTTCCCGGTCAGAAATATAGTGAAATCGTCTTTCCCATTCTTTCCCCCGACCCTGCTACGAAGAAAGACGTTCACTTCTTAAAATATCCCATATACGTAGGTGGGAACAGAGGAAGGGGTCAGATTTATCCTGATGGTAGCAAAAGTAACAATACAGTCTATAATGCTACATCAGCAGGTATAGTAAGCAGAATAGTACGTAAAGAAAAAGGGGGATATGAAATAACCATAGTTGATGCATCGGATGGACATCAAGTGGTTGATATTATACCTCCAGGACCAGAACTTCTTGTTTCAGAGGGTGAATCCATCAAGCTTGATCAACCATTAACAAGCAATCCCAATGTGGGAGGCTTTGGTCAGGGAGATGCAGAAATAGTGCTTCAAGACCCATTACGGGTCCAaggtcttttgttcttcttggcatctgttattttggcacaagtttttttggttcttaaaaagaaacagtttgaaaaggttcaattgtacgaaatgaatttctag